In the Paenibacillus sp. FSL R7-0337 genome, ATGGTTATGTGACCCTGCCTGCGCAGCTTAGCATTCTAAGCAGAGAACGGGGCAGCCGCGTGCTGTCGTATATCTCACTCACCATTACGGAAGGCAAATTCCATCAGGTGAAGCGGATGTTCGTGGCTGTCGGGAAAAAGGTAGTGTTCCTGAAACGGGTGTCGATGGGCGAACTGAAGCTGGACGAGACGCTGCCCGAGGGAGCTTGCCGGGAGCTCACGGCCCGTGAGCTTACGCTGCTGCGCGGCGGCGGGGCTGCGGAATCGTAAGGATTAGTTAAATAGAGACCAGGAGCGAACTGGCGGTATACTATACAGAGATAGGATGATGGGGTATGAAATACAAGCTGATTGCACTGGATGTAGACGGAACACTGCTGAATGATGATCATCAGCTCAGTGAAGAGAATAAAGCGGCGATTGCCGAGGTCACGCGCCAGGGCGGGCAGATTGTACTCTGCACAGGGCGCAGTCCGCAGAATTCGATTCCTTTTATGGAGGAGATGGGCTTGTCGGGCTATGTGCTTGGCCATAACGGGGCGGCAACGGTAAGCGTCAAGGACCGTAAGGTGCTGCACCAGTATGGGCTGGACGCCAGAGGGCTGGACCCGTATATCGCCTATTGCCGCGAGCGTGATATCCATTTCGATGTGAACACAGCGTTTGAGATGTATGTGGACAATGTGGAGAACCTGACGAAGGAAGCCCACTATATGTATGAGCATTTCCGGATTATGCCTGCATCTCTTCCAGCCTGGGAGGACTTCCGCGAACCGATTGTGAAATTCACTGTGTTTACACAGTCCGATATTCTGGATGAAGCGCAGCGGGAGTGGGCTACTTGGGGAGAGCAATACAACATTCTGCGCAGCGGAGAGTTCTTCGTCGATTTGATGCACCCGGAATCCTCCAAAGGCAATGCCCTGAAGCATCTGGCAGCTGAGCTTGGCATCCCGCAAGAGCAGGTGCTGTCGATCGGCAACTATTACAATGATATCTCCATGCTGACTTATGCCGGTCTGGGTGTGGCGATGGATAACTCTCCGGTGGAGGTCAAAGCAGCCGCAGATGTAATCACCGGCACCAATAATGACAACGGTGTGCGCGATGCGCTGGTGAAGTATTGTTTGTCTTCCTGACTGCTGTCCGCAGCCCGTTGTTCTTTACCAGGATGAACATTCAGCGTATCTAATCTTCTCGGCTAAGTAGCGAACGACCAAAAATGCAAAAGGGCGATCCTCGAATAACGGAGAATCGCCCCTTTTTTGCCGCTTAAAGCTTTTAAGAAGCTACTTTACTTCAAGTCCGACAATGATAATTGAATTTCGCTGAAGCTTCTGAGGTCGTTCTCATCAGTCTGATTTGCACGTTGAAGAAGTCCCTGAAGAATTATTTCTTGGGATTTATGGTCTTTGATAATTAGTTCTTGCTCTGCATTCTTAGTATCGTATCGTTGGAAGGCATCAATAATGGTTTCGCTTCTATCCAGTTGGTCATTAATATCCTGTATTGATTTTTCTTTAGGGGTCAGCTCTTCATTTGTAGGACGGATAGATTCAGTGACTGGAAATTTTGTTGCATAATAGAATACTTGATCGTCAGAAGCCTTTAAACTCGTGACCACAGATGGAGCGATATTCAGATTACTTGCTTGTTGGTCTATTTCATCTCTTGGTATTTCTATGATCCCACATTCAGCTTTTTCCTCA is a window encoding:
- a CDS encoding Cof-type HAD-IIB family hydrolase; amino-acid sequence: MKYKLIALDVDGTLLNDDHQLSEENKAAIAEVTRQGGQIVLCTGRSPQNSIPFMEEMGLSGYVLGHNGAATVSVKDRKVLHQYGLDARGLDPYIAYCRERDIHFDVNTAFEMYVDNVENLTKEAHYMYEHFRIMPASLPAWEDFREPIVKFTVFTQSDILDEAQREWATWGEQYNILRSGEFFVDLMHPESSKGNALKHLAAELGIPQEQVLSIGNYYNDISMLTYAGLGVAMDNSPVEVKAAADVITGTNNDNGVRDALVKYCLSS